One stretch of Riemerella columbina DNA includes these proteins:
- a CDS encoding AraC family transcriptional regulator, translated as MKDPEEIRILSNFEYKRLFLPNITEEILNNRSNIQLYRLEFYLRDILIPVKPYRTTFNFLLFVTKGYIKQHSDGEAFTVNAGEFLYIRQGSITATLEIDSNAKGYFLIYENEVYSHPNFALNPSKLSFIPPYFNSQYIGFSHFIKTLELMEYELLISHYRDNEIVRSYLHIVLPKMLQQTDKYPKNISRAMEVSFQFRNLLYEYHKEEKKVLFYADKMGVTENYLNKCLKEVTGKSPKQWINEVDINHSKHLLQGDKTIAEIAYELNFQTPSHFA; from the coding sequence ATGAAAGACCCAGAAGAGATTCGTATCCTTAGCAATTTTGAATACAAGCGGCTGTTCTTACCTAACATTACGGAAGAAATTCTCAACAACCGCTCCAATATCCAACTGTACCGTTTAGAGTTTTATCTTCGGGATATTCTCATCCCTGTAAAACCCTACCGTACTACCTTTAACTTCTTGCTATTTGTAACAAAAGGTTATATAAAACAGCATTCAGATGGTGAGGCATTTACCGTGAACGCTGGGGAATTTTTATACATTCGCCAAGGTTCTATTACCGCAACTTTGGAGATAGATAGTAATGCAAAGGGCTACTTTCTCATTTATGAAAACGAGGTATATAGCCACCCTAATTTTGCGCTTAATCCGTCTAAACTATCCTTTATTCCGCCTTATTTTAACTCTCAGTATATTGGGTTTAGCCATTTCATCAAAACATTAGAATTAATGGAGTATGAGCTGCTCATCAGCCATTATAGAGATAACGAAATTGTCCGTTCCTACCTGCATATTGTCTTGCCCAAAATGTTACAGCAAACAGACAAATATCCTAAGAATATCAGCCGCGCTATGGAGGTTTCCTTTCAGTTTCGTAATTTGCTGTATGAATACCATAAGGAAGAAAAAAAGGTACTCTTCTACGCAGATAAAATGGGCGTTACCGAAAACTACCTCAACAAATGCTTAAAAGAAGTAACAGGCAAAAGCCCTAAACAGTGGATCAATGAGGTGGACATCAACCACAGCAAACACCTACTACAAGGCGATAAGACCATTGCAGAGATTGCCTATGAGCTGAATTTCCAAACGCCTTCTCATTTTGCGTAG
- a CDS encoding Do family serine endopeptidase — protein sequence MRNNIKKLLPLAAVGVISAATTFGTIEYFHKDKTEDTSYFHTAKSDSQFASLNAAAISNNFVKAAKTTVPAVVTIKNYQNNSNRRQGASDQDLFDLFFGDPFGRSQQRRQQQQMPQDMPSGLGSGVIISPDGYIISNNHVVAGANKLEVTLNNKKTYVAKLIGTDPSTDIALLKIEDSGLPYLNFANSDLLEVGQWVVAVGNPLGLNSTVTAGIVSAKGRSIDLLRQQSKTPIESFIQTDAVINRGNSGGALVNINGDLVGINSAISSSSGYYEGYGFAVPSNLARKVVEDIKKFGMVQRGFLGVNVLNLSDEMAVKNYNQNEKTNLKIGSGVYVINTSDNSGAEDAGIRKGDIITKIDNQNISDYADLSLAIGRKRPGDEVSVTYLRNGKTYTVTATLKDQKGNTKTRTKADLTVIEKLGAQFQPLSEDNKVYYGLKSGVVVTNLEENSLLATKTGIDNNYIITEVNGKPVNSQKDIEKILSGYKGPVSIKFLDVYGRLTSRGFNMP from the coding sequence ATGAGAAATAATATTAAAAAACTACTTCCGTTAGCTGCCGTAGGGGTGATCTCTGCCGCAACAACTTTCGGGACTATAGAGTATTTTCACAAAGACAAAACTGAAGATACCTCTTACTTCCACACTGCGAAAAGCGATAGCCAATTTGCAAGCCTTAATGCAGCGGCAATAAGCAATAATTTCGTGAAGGCGGCAAAAACCACCGTACCCGCCGTGGTTACCATTAAGAACTATCAAAACAACAGCAATAGAAGACAAGGCGCTTCTGACCAAGATTTATTTGATTTATTCTTTGGCGATCCTTTTGGTAGAAGCCAACAGAGAAGACAGCAACAGCAGATGCCTCAGGATATGCCTTCTGGCTTGGGTTCTGGCGTTATCATCTCTCCTGATGGCTACATCATCTCTAACAACCATGTGGTGGCAGGGGCTAACAAACTGGAAGTGACCCTTAACAATAAAAAAACCTATGTAGCAAAGCTCATCGGAACCGACCCTTCTACCGACATTGCTTTGTTAAAAATAGAAGATAGCGGCTTGCCTTATCTTAACTTTGCCAATTCGGATTTGTTAGAAGTTGGGCAATGGGTAGTGGCTGTGGGTAACCCTTTGGGGCTTAACTCTACAGTAACCGCAGGGATCGTTTCTGCCAAAGGGCGAAGCATCGATTTGCTAAGACAACAATCTAAAACACCTATTGAAAGCTTTATCCAGACCGATGCCGTTATCAACCGTGGTAATAGTGGTGGTGCCTTAGTGAACATCAATGGAGATTTGGTGGGTATTAATTCCGCAATTTCCTCTTCTTCTGGATACTATGAAGGTTATGGCTTCGCCGTACCCTCTAATCTTGCTAGAAAAGTAGTGGAAGACATCAAAAAATTCGGAATGGTACAGCGTGGTTTCTTAGGTGTTAATGTTTTAAACCTTTCTGATGAAATGGCAGTAAAAAACTACAATCAGAATGAGAAAACCAACCTAAAAATAGGCAGTGGTGTGTATGTTATCAATACTTCCGACAACAGCGGTGCGGAGGATGCTGGTATCAGAAAAGGAGATATTATCACTAAAATAGACAATCAAAATATTTCTGATTATGCCGACCTTTCTTTAGCTATTGGTAGAAAAAGACCTGGCGATGAGGTGAGTGTAACCTACCTAAGAAATGGTAAAACCTATACTGTTACGGCAACTCTAAAAGATCAAAAAGGGAATACCAAAACTCGTACTAAAGCGGACTTAACTGTTATTGAAAAATTAGGTGCCCAGTTCCAGCCACTTAGTGAGGATAATAAGGTTTATTATGGTCTAAAAAGTGGTGTTGTAGTCACCAACTTAGAGGAAAACAGCCTACTGGCCACCAAAACAGGGATAGACAATAACTACATCATCACAGAAGTGAATGGCAAACCTGTAAACTCTCAAAAAGACATTGAGAAAATCCTTAGCGGTTACAAAGGTCCTGTATCCATCAAGTTTTTAGATGTGTACGGCAGACTGACCAGCAGAGGTTTCAATATGCCTTAA
- a CDS encoding Rid family detoxifying hydrolase produces the protein MKTIISTTGAPAAIGPYAQANMVQGVLYISGQIPINPETGEVEQGIEAQTHRVMRNLVAILSAAGLSFSHVVKATIFLQDMNDFEVVNGIYASYLDETMLPARETIQVSRLPKGVSVEISMIAHQF, from the coding sequence ATGAAAACCATTATATCCACAACAGGAGCGCCAGCCGCCATCGGACCTTATGCACAAGCCAATATGGTGCAGGGCGTGCTGTATATCTCTGGGCAAATCCCCATCAACCCAGAGACAGGCGAGGTAGAGCAAGGCATAGAAGCACAAACCCATAGGGTGATGAGGAATTTAGTCGCCATACTATCTGCAGCGGGCTTGTCTTTTTCTCATGTGGTGAAAGCCACGATTTTCCTCCAAGATATGAACGATTTTGAGGTGGTCAATGGCATCTATGCTTCTTATTTAGATGAAACGATGCTCCCCGCGAGAGAAACCATTCAAGTGAGCCGATTACCGAAAGGGGTGAGTGTGGAAATTTCTATGATAGCACATCAATTCTAA